TCCAGGCTCTGCCCTTTCTTGAGAGTCTTTAGCGGGCCGAGCAATTCCAGCTCCACGTAGGCCAGGGGGTCTGGATTGGTGTAAATCTCCGCGCTGCTGCCCTGGTCTGGAAACTCTCCGCCGCCGCGTCGAGGCCCCTCGATGAGCATCATGTCGCGGCGTCCGATCCACAGCAACGCCGACGCGTCATTGCCGATTTTCGTGCTGGCCAAGCGGTGGCGTGACATCACCAGGAGGTTTCCCAGGCGGAGCAACCCTTGCGGCGCCTGATCCGATTGACGGTTGAACCCTTCAGGAAAGATCGACCTGCCCGGCACAGGCATGACCGCGAGTTCTGGATCCCTCAGTTGCGTAATGATCCATACCCCGGTCTTGACGGGATCTCCCTCGACTTTCTCGTAACGCGTTCGAATGGACAGGCGGACCTCACCCTCGGCCAAAGTGAGTGAGCGGATGACGCGGATGCCGTAGTGCGGATCGACGGCGGAAGTGAGGGTGATCCTTCCCCGCTTCTCATCGATGCTGGCGGAAGCCGGCATGGAATCGAAAGCCTTCGGGGGGGGCCAAGCCCGTCCGGTTTGCACGTTCCAATCCGCCTGAGGGGCCGGCCAGGTCTTGTCGCCACCGAAGTTGATCCATTCCTTCGCATGAGGATCGGGGTGGGCGCCATCCAGGGCGCGATTCTCCCAGAACGGTCCGTCCACCTCGCCGACGCGGCGGAACTGCATCACCCTTCCGATCGCGGGAACCACGACGGCTTCGGCATATCCGTTGGCGAGAATGAGCGCTTCGGTCCATCCGTGATAAGACGTTTGCGTGATGCGTGCTACCGGTGAGGAACGGAGGAAAGGCTGGCCGAGAGCGGCCGCGGGTGCGAGGAGGGAACAAATCCAGAGCCACGCGAGGAGGCCGGAAGGGGAGGGGTGAGGGATCATGTCAGGCGCAAACTAGATCACGCGGGCTCCGGTGCAAGCGGGAAAGGGGCGTGAGCCGGCGGGCGGGCATCCCGATGGGGTCTGTCCTGTGGTGCAGGCGGCCCAGCCTGCCGTATCGCCGACGGCCCGTCGGCCCGGCGGGTGAAGAACGAGGCCCTTCCATGTACTCCACGCGCCGGGTTCCCTTCGTCGCCCCGCAGGCTGGGCCGCCTGCGCCACCGCAGACAGGGCTGTCTGCGTGACCACGACAACCCGGTCACCGACAACCTCTGGAGGCACCGGCCGCCGGGCGGATGTTGATGCGAAGACAGAGCGTTGACGGGGTCGAAGTTTTGGTGGAATTTCCGCCGCGCTTCAGCGTTTCCGTGAGTGGAGGTGCGGGCGCATTGGACCATGAATCAGACTTTGCAGCAGCGGCAGATCCAGACTCGATCCCGGTATTTGGGCAGTTTCATCTTTGGATCGAGAAGCTCACGATGGAGCGGGCACAGCCAGGCTAGGATTTTCCCATGGTGACACCGGGCGGCAGTTCCACTTTGAGTTTTGGGGCGGGTGGAGGGGAAGAGGGAGGGTCGTCGGCTCGCGAGTCTTGATCGAGGAGTTCCAATCGTCGGCGGGCGGCATGCGCTTGGGGCGTTCCGGGAAAATCCGTGAGGATTCGCGCCAGAGTCCGCTTCCCGCCCGCCTCGCCGGTCGGAGTTTGCAGTTGGGTGCGGGCGATACAGGCGAGCCATTCGGCCTTGCGGGCTGCAGCCGCCTCGACGTTGTCGATCAGGAGCTGCCATTGGTCCAACGCTTGTTGTGGCTGCCCGAGAGGGCCGGCCAGCAATTCTGCCAACTCCTCGCGGGGCGCTGGAAGATTGGGATCGTGGGTGAGCCGTTCCACGAGAATCTTGGCTCGCTGCCCGGCTTCAGCCCTGGACATTTTGAGCGCCATCGTGGGAACGCTTTCTGGAGAGGCTGCGAGGGAAGGCAGCTTCAGCGCTTTGGGCTGGCGTTGCTCGCGTAATTCGTCGGCCGAGCGCGGCAGTTGGTCGATGCGCTGCCTGGCCATCCTCGCAAAATGCGATCCGGGGAATCGGACGAGTATTTCCTGGAGCGCAGATTTGGCCCTCGGCGGATTCTCCCCCAGTTCCAGATGCCAGTCGGCCAATTTGTGCAGCGCCAGCGTGGCGCGAGCCGGAGTGATGTTGGGTTGGTTGCAAAGCTCACGCACGGTGCGGTCGGCCTCGTCGAGCTCTTTGAAGTGATTCGCGTACATGTCGGCGAGCATGAACCACCCTTCGACATCGTCTTCGCAGTGCTCCAGCTGGCTGATAATCTCTGACTCCGCCTCCGTGTAGCGGCCGCGTTTGATGCGGGCGACCGCGCGCGCGTAAGTGGGCTTGGCTTCGATCCGATGCTTGAGCTGAGCGAGCGCGAGATGAACGGCGGGAACCGTCAGGACGAGCAAAGCGAAGGGCAGTCCATGGAATCCCCAGGCGTAAACAAGAAGTCCGGCGACGGGGACCAGGACCAGCCCCCCCATGCCGAGGCGATCCCACCAATCGCGGCGGTTTTCGATGGCGCGGCCGGCCATGACCGCGAGCCAAAGGAAACTGAACACACTCCACAACAAGATCATGACGGAGAGGGACGGGGCGAGCTCGTTCAAGAAGGTCCCTCGAGGCAGGTTGGCGGTGTGGAGGGCCATGTAAGCATGGCCATGCAAAGGGGAGATGCCGGGAAGCCAGCCCGTGTTCATGAGGACCCAGAAAGCCGAAGCGCCAAACCATCCCGACCAGAACCAGCGCCGGAATGGCATGATTCGGTCTCCCCAGCGAGGGAGCGACTGAAACTGGTTCCAGTAAAAATAGGTCAGGAGCCCCAGCATCCAAATGGCCATGAGGCCGCCCAACCAGCCTGGATCGAAACTCGCGAATATCATCTGGATCTTTCGAGGATAACAAAGGTCGCACGCCGCCGTCGAAATTCCAAGTCTCGATATTGTTTGCGGAGGGTCTCCTGTTTTGTGGTAGAATAACGTCCATGTGGATCGATCATGGAAGGTTTGGAATCCTCCTCGCGTGCTTCATTCTCCTGGAACAAGGAGGGTTGGTGCGGGCTGCGGAGGCGGGCGCGGCGTCTCGCCCGAAGGCGGACGTGGCGCCGGTTCCAACGTCCACGCGAGATCCGGTCGAACTTGAACTCCGCAAGATCATGATCGCGGATGACGAGGCGCAGGACGAGGCCGACCGCTGGATCAAGGACAACGCGGCTTTTAAATCCCAGGGCGCGGGGTTGGGCGACGCGACGC
This portion of the Verrucomicrobiota bacterium genome encodes:
- a CDS encoding tetratricopeptide repeat protein, with translation MIFASFDPGWLGGLMAIWMLGLLTYFYWNQFQSLPRWGDRIMPFRRWFWSGWFGASAFWVLMNTGWLPGISPLHGHAYMALHTANLPRGTFLNELAPSLSVMILLWSVFSFLWLAVMAGRAIENRRDWWDRLGMGGLVLVPVAGLLVYAWGFHGLPFALLVLTVPAVHLALAQLKHRIEAKPTYARAVARIKRGRYTEAESEIISQLEHCEDDVEGWFMLADMYANHFKELDEADRTVRELCNQPNITPARATLALHKLADWHLELGENPPRAKSALQEILVRFPGSHFARMARQRIDQLPRSADELREQRQPKALKLPSLAASPESVPTMALKMSRAEAGQRAKILVERLTHDPNLPAPREELAELLAGPLGQPQQALDQWQLLIDNVEAAAARKAEWLACIARTQLQTPTGEAGGKRTLARILTDFPGTPQAHAARRRLELLDQDSRADDPPSSPPPAPKLKVELPPGVTMGKS